From Pleurocapsa sp. PCC 7319:
AGCCACTAATTACCTTAAGAGCATTTTTTTGAGCCAATGCTTGGGCTAGCTGAGGATGTATTGTCATATTTACTTCCTTAGATTTTGGAGTCAGGATTGTTTAGATCCTCATTAGATTATCTTAAGACCTAGTCTGCAATTAAAATCGACTGGCTCGGCGATTAATCAGAGATTTTTTCTTCTAACAGTTGTTTTTGTTCTTTTAACTTGGTTAATCTTTGAAGTAGCATATCGACTTCTGCTTCTAAGTGTAAATACTTGACCTGTTGATCTGTTTGATAGCACCTAGTTTTCTTGGGTTGAGCTGCTAATAATGTTGCCATAAAATTTTGTTATTAATTTATTTTGTGGTATCAGTTTGCAATCTTAACTTATAAAAAGTGTATTTTTCGGATCATAGTCTTTAGATTATCAACCCTCTGTGATCGTTTACACTGTTAAGCGTATGTGTTGTGCTAAGTGGTGGATAACTATCGAGATTTTTTATTGAAAGTTTCGATTTATGTAAGTTTTCCTTGTTAGATTTAATCGAGAATAGATTAAACTCATACATATTTGCAGCTGAACTAGTATTCAATTAACAAGAAAAGATGAGTTTACTGTCTAAAGGTTTTGAAGTAGAAATGTACACTGGCACTCCAGATGGAAAAATCATTGGACTGTCAGATAAAATCGTTCAAGCTTTAGATGGTTTTGTGCGAGAACCTGATAGTCGCAACGTTGAATATACGACTGCACCTTTTTGTGGTTACGATCGCCTTTTATGTGCTTTACTCAAACCAAGAAAAACTTTAAGGACTTATTTGCAAACCTTAGGAGACTATACCCTAATACCTGGTAGCACCATGTCTCTAGGTGGAAGCGATCGCTTTTATCGTTCTGATCCCAATAATCCTTACCACAGCTATATTGAACAAACCTACGGCACCAGTGTAGTCACTGCCAGTATCCATATCAATGTGGGCATTAGCGACCCCGAAATATTGATGCAAGCCTGTCGTCTAGTCCGGGTTGAGGCTCCATTATATTTAGCTCTCAGTGCTTCTTCCCCCTTTATTGATGGTCAAGTGACAGGTGATCATTCTACACGCTGGCAAATGTTCCCTAAGACTCCACAAAATGTTCCTTTGTTTGACAGTCATAGTCATTTTATTCGCTGGACAGAAGAACAGTTAGCTGCCAAAACAATGCGTAATGTACGTCATCTCTGGAGTTCTGTTCGTCCTAATGGCGATCGCCGTCCTTATAATCTCAACCGTTTGGAATTGAGAATTTGCGATTTAGTGGTCGATCCTCTGGCTTTATTGGCGATTACGGCTCTACTAGAAGCGAGAATTATGCAGATGATGGCTAATCCCGAACTCGATCCTCTTCAACAAAGTCGCCTGTCAACCAACGATTTAGCGGCGGATTTAGTGGCTCTGACTGACGAAAATGAAACAGCAGCAGCACGCAATAGTCTCGATGCTGAACTGCGCCATTGGCAAGATGGTCGCAAGATTACGGCACGAGATTGGATCGACGAAATTTACGCTCAAGTTTATCCCATTGCCCAAAAACGGGGTTTTAGCTGTTTCTTATCTCCCCTGAAAAAAATTCTCCGTCAGGGAAGTACTGCCCAACAGTGGTTGAAATTGCATCGTCAGGGTATGGAACTCTCGGCAATTATTCAACAAGATATTCAAAATATTGCCCGGCAAGAAAGAGATTTAGAATATGCATTGTGTCAACCTGCTTTAATAGCTTGATGATTACTGATTACTGATTACTGGTTACTGAATTTAATTGACATCCTCTCACTACGAGACGTGGGAGATTCCTAAAAATCTCGGAGGCTTGGCGGTAGTTCTAAGACTACTTCTCTCTCTGTCCCCAGAGACAACCTGGCACTGTCAAGACAACCCTAGACTCTCAGGCGTAATACCTTTGAGCTTACTTTGAAAATACGTCTACCATCGTCTGCAGAGGCTTTTCAGCTTGCCAGTAGAACAAAACCTTTTCTATTAGGTTACTACAAATATGATACCAGATTCTTGTACACAACACAATTGGAGGACGGCAATTCCCCTCATCATTAAAAGTGAGAGTCCACTTGCCGAAGAAAGATGGTTCGCGTTGTTCTAGTTCATCCTGAAATCCCTCCCAATACCGGTAATATAGCCCGTACTTGCGCCGCAACTAAAACAGAGTTACATCTGGTTGCACCGTTAGGATTTGAAATTAGCGATCGCTATCTCAAACGTGCCGGCTTAGATTATTGGCCTTATGTGGATTTGCACTATCACGAGAATTTAGCTGCTTTTTGGCAACAACATCAACAAAAAGGAGGTAGATTAATTGGCTTTAGTGTCCGGGGGAATAGCAATTATCTTGACTGTGAATATCAGGAGACAGATTGGTTGCTATTTGGTCGCGAAACCGCCGGTTTACCTCCAGAAGTTATGAATGCTTGCGACCATAAGGTACAGATTAAAATTGCCGAGCCTAATGTGCGGAGTTTAAATCTTTCCGTGAGTGTGGCGATCGGATTATTTGAAGCTATTAGGCAATTAACGACTGAGCATTGAAAATCTGGCGTTGCTGATTTAGCCAAATCTATAGTTTTTATATCCTTGAGCACGATCTTAGTTAACCATGCAAAATCATGTAATACTGATCATCATGAGAAAATTCCCTTGTTTTCAGTAAGGAAGAGGGAAATAATTTATGGCAAAAATTTTTCTAAAACATGAGTAAAAAGCGGGTATTATCTGGAATTCAAACCACTGGCAACTTACATTTAGGCAATTATTTAGGTGCAATTCGTAATTGGGTAGAAATACAGCAAGATTATGATAATTTCTTCTTTTTTGCTGATTTACACGCTATTACAGTACCTCATGATGCTAAAACTTTGGCACAAAATACCTATAATTTAGCAGCAGTTTATTTGGCTTGTGGTATTGATTTAGAATGTTCGACTATTTTTGTTCAGTCTCATGTCAGTGCCCACAGCGAACTAGCTTGGTTACTCAACTGCGTCACTCCTCTAAACTGGTTGGAAAGAATGATTCAGTTTAAAGAAAAAGCTGTCAAGCAAGGAGAAAATGTTGGCGTTGGGTTACTCGATTACCCCGTACTGATGGCAGCAGATATTTTGCTCTACGATGCGGATACAGTTCCCGTGGGAGAAGATCAAAAACAACATTTGGAACTCACTAGGGACATCGCAGGTCGGGTTAACGACAAATTTGGTAAGAAAAAACAGCCGGTTCTCAAAGTACCTGAACCAATGATTCGTACTGAAGGAGCTAGGGTAATGAGTTTGACAGATGGCACTAAGAAAATGTCCAAATCCGATCCTTCAGAACTGAGTCGAATCGAGTTACTAGACCCACCTGATGCCATTAAAAGAAAAATCAAAAAATGCAAGACCGATCCAGTTAAGGGATTAGCTTTCGACGATCCAGAACGTCCTGAATGTCATAATCTACTTACTCTTTATCAGCTTTTAGCTGGAAAAACCAAGGCTGAGGTGGCGGCAGAATGCCAGGATATGGGTTGGGGACAATTTAA
This genomic window contains:
- the gshA gene encoding glutamate--cysteine ligase, producing the protein MSLLSKGFEVEMYTGTPDGKIIGLSDKIVQALDGFVREPDSRNVEYTTAPFCGYDRLLCALLKPRKTLRTYLQTLGDYTLIPGSTMSLGGSDRFYRSDPNNPYHSYIEQTYGTSVVTASIHINVGISDPEILMQACRLVRVEAPLYLALSASSPFIDGQVTGDHSTRWQMFPKTPQNVPLFDSHSHFIRWTEEQLAAKTMRNVRHLWSSVRPNGDRRPYNLNRLELRICDLVVDPLALLAITALLEARIMQMMANPELDPLQQSRLSTNDLAADLVALTDENETAAARNSLDAELRHWQDGRKITARDWIDEIYAQVYPIAQKRGFSCFLSPLKKILRQGSTAQQWLKLHRQGMELSAIIQQDIQNIARQERDLEYALCQPALIA
- the trmL gene encoding tRNA (uridine(34)/cytosine(34)/5-carboxymethylaminomethyluridine(34)-2'-O)-methyltransferase TrmL, producing MVRVVLVHPEIPPNTGNIARTCAATKTELHLVAPLGFEISDRYLKRAGLDYWPYVDLHYHENLAAFWQQHQQKGGRLIGFSVRGNSNYLDCEYQETDWLLFGRETAGLPPEVMNACDHKVQIKIAEPNVRSLNLSVSVAIGLFEAIRQLTTEH
- the trpS gene encoding tryptophan--tRNA ligase — translated: MSKKRVLSGIQTTGNLHLGNYLGAIRNWVEIQQDYDNFFFFADLHAITVPHDAKTLAQNTYNLAAVYLACGIDLECSTIFVQSHVSAHSELAWLLNCVTPLNWLERMIQFKEKAVKQGENVGVGLLDYPVLMAADILLYDADTVPVGEDQKQHLELTRDIAGRVNDKFGKKKQPVLKVPEPMIRTEGARVMSLTDGTKKMSKSDPSELSRIELLDPPDAIKRKIKKCKTDPVKGLAFDDPERPECHNLLTLYQLLAGKTKAEVAAECQDMGWGQFKPLLTETAVEALKPIQDKYHELMANQDYLNSVLREGAAQASSVANQTLTRVKDALGFLPPL